Proteins co-encoded in one Gehongia tenuis genomic window:
- a CDS encoding phenylacetate--CoA ligase family protein: MYQPELETMSRSEREALQGERLRAMVKRVYEKVPYYRAKMDAAKVAPSDIRGIRDITKLPFVTKQDLRDTYPFGMFAVPKKEVVRIHASSGTTGKQTVVGYTRDDLALWGTVMARTLSAAGANEDSTVQVAYGYGLFTGGLGAHIGAETLGAAVIPASSGNTKRQIRMMADFGTTHLCCTPSYAIYIGETMKEMGMVPGKDIHMVGGCFGAEPWTPAMRRRLEALLGLRAHDIYGLSEIIGPGVSFECECQDGLHVNEDFFYPEIINPETGEPVPEGEMGELVITTFTKEALPLVRYRTRDITSLTYGKCACGRTLVKMGKPAGRSDDMLIIRGVNVFPSQVESVLMEMGATAPYYMLVVDRKHDLDTLEIQIEVDDELFSDEVRRLEQLEGEIQQKVESVLGLSAKIHLVGPKTLPRSEGKAQRVIDKRQL, from the coding sequence ATGTACCAACCGGAACTGGAAACCATGAGCCGAAGCGAGCGGGAGGCCCTCCAGGGCGAGCGCCTTCGCGCCATGGTGAAGCGGGTCTACGAGAAGGTGCCCTACTACCGGGCCAAGATGGACGCGGCAAAGGTCGCGCCCTCGGATATCCGCGGCATCAGGGACATCACAAAGCTGCCCTTTGTGACCAAGCAGGATCTTCGGGACACCTACCCCTTCGGCATGTTCGCCGTGCCGAAGAAGGAGGTCGTGCGGATCCACGCCTCGTCGGGGACCACCGGCAAGCAGACGGTGGTGGGCTACACCCGGGACGACCTGGCCCTTTGGGGCACGGTGATGGCGAGAACCCTCTCCGCCGCCGGCGCGAACGAGGATTCCACGGTGCAGGTGGCCTACGGCTACGGCCTTTTCACCGGCGGCCTCGGGGCCCACATCGGTGCGGAGACCCTGGGCGCGGCGGTCATTCCCGCCTCCTCGGGCAACACCAAGCGCCAGATCCGCATGATGGCGGATTTCGGGACCACCCACCTGTGCTGTACGCCCAGCTACGCCATCTATATCGGCGAGACCATGAAGGAAATGGGCATGGTTCCGGGGAAAGATATCCATATGGTGGGCGGCTGCTTCGGCGCCGAGCCCTGGACCCCCGCCATGCGCAGGCGCCTCGAGGCCCTGCTCGGCCTTCGCGCCCATGACATCTACGGCCTTTCGGAGATCATCGGCCCCGGCGTGTCCTTCGAGTGCGAGTGCCAGGACGGCCTGCACGTGAACGAGGACTTCTTCTATCCGGAGATCATCAATCCCGAAACCGGCGAACCGGTGCCGGAGGGGGAGATGGGCGAGCTTGTGATCACCACCTTCACCAAGGAGGCCCTGCCCCTGGTGCGCTACCGCACGCGGGACATCACCTCCCTCACCTACGGCAAGTGCGCCTGCGGCCGCACCCTGGTCAAGATGGGCAAGCCCGCCGGACGTTCGGACGACATGCTCATCATCCGCGGGGTCAACGTGTTCCCCTCCCAGGTGGAATCGGTGCTGATGGAGATGGGCGCCACCGCCCCCTACTACATGCTGGTGGTGGACAGAAAGCACGACCTCGACACCCTGGAGATTCAAATCGAGGTGGACGACGAGCTCTTCTCCGACGAGGTGCGCCGCCTGGAGCAGCTGGAGGGAGAGATCCAGCAGAAGGTGGAGAGCGTGCTCGGCCTTTCCGCCAAGATCCATCTGGTGGGCCCGAAAACCCTCCCGAGGAGCGAGGGCAAGGCCCAGCGGGTCATCGACAAGCGTCAGCTTTAA
- the iorA gene encoding indolepyruvate ferredoxin oxidoreductase subunit alpha has product MAKRLMLGNEAVARGVYEAGATVVASYPGTPSTEITEYAAKYKEIDAEWAPNEKVAMEVAMGASVGGARVMTAMKHVGMNVAADPLFTASYTGVNGGMLICVADDPGMHSSQNEQDSRHYAKGAKLPMVEPADSAECRDMAKAAFELSETYDVPVLLRLTTRIAHSQSLVEEAAREPYVLRPYEKNIGKYVMMPGMAKVRHVVVEERQQKLAEYAEKTALNRLEMNGTKIGVIASGAAYQYAKEALGDRASYLKLGLVYPLPERLIRDFAGSVETLYVIEELDPFIEEHVRALGIDCIGKAAGTLLGESSPGQIRKIVLGEETDTPYSADQSAPGRPPVLCPGCPHRGVYYMLDKLKLTVTGDIGCYTLGAMPPHGAIDTCLCMGGSIGMNFGLEKARGKEFARHTVSVIGDSTFLHSGMTGLLDMVYNGATSTVLILDNSITAMTGHQQNPATGKTLKGDPAPAADLEAICRAVGVKRVRHVSPFDIPALEHALREELAAEEVSVILVEAPCALLPGVDYGAPMTASADCRSCRLCMKAGCPALSMGEDGKVQIDPVLCNGCGFCAGLCPFGVLRKGEKK; this is encoded by the coding sequence ATGGCAAAAAGACTGATGCTGGGCAACGAAGCGGTGGCCCGGGGCGTGTACGAGGCGGGCGCCACGGTGGTGGCGAGCTACCCGGGCACGCCCAGTACGGAGATCACCGAATACGCTGCAAAATACAAGGAAATCGACGCGGAATGGGCGCCGAACGAGAAGGTGGCCATGGAGGTTGCCATGGGCGCGTCGGTGGGCGGGGCCCGAGTGATGACGGCCATGAAGCATGTGGGCATGAACGTGGCGGCGGACCCGCTTTTTACCGCGTCCTACACCGGGGTGAACGGGGGCATGCTGATCTGCGTGGCCGACGATCCGGGGATGCACAGCTCCCAGAACGAGCAGGATTCCCGGCACTACGCCAAGGGCGCTAAGCTGCCCATGGTGGAGCCCGCCGACTCGGCGGAATGCCGGGATATGGCGAAGGCGGCCTTTGAGCTGTCCGAGACGTACGACGTGCCGGTGCTGCTTCGCCTCACCACGAGGATCGCCCACAGCCAGTCGCTGGTGGAGGAGGCAGCGCGGGAGCCCTATGTGCTCCGTCCCTACGAGAAGAACATCGGCAAATATGTGATGATGCCGGGCATGGCCAAGGTGCGTCACGTGGTGGTGGAGGAGCGGCAGCAAAAGCTTGCCGAATACGCCGAAAAGACGGCGCTCAACCGGCTGGAGATGAACGGCACGAAGATCGGCGTCATCGCCTCCGGCGCGGCCTACCAGTACGCCAAGGAGGCGCTGGGCGATAGGGCGAGCTATCTCAAGCTCGGCCTGGTCTATCCGCTGCCGGAGCGGCTCATCCGCGACTTTGCGGGGAGCGTGGAGACCCTCTACGTCATCGAGGAGCTGGACCCCTTCATTGAGGAGCACGTCCGGGCTCTTGGCATCGATTGCATCGGCAAGGCGGCGGGCACCCTTCTTGGGGAGTCCTCCCCGGGCCAGATTCGGAAAATCGTGCTGGGCGAGGAGACGGACACGCCCTACAGCGCCGATCAGAGCGCGCCCGGCCGGCCGCCGGTGCTCTGTCCCGGCTGCCCCCACCGGGGCGTGTACTACATGCTCGATAAGCTGAAGCTCACCGTGACCGGCGATATCGGCTGCTACACCCTGGGGGCCATGCCGCCCCACGGCGCCATCGATACCTGCCTGTGCATGGGCGGGTCCATCGGCATGAACTTCGGCCTCGAAAAGGCGAGAGGAAAGGAGTTTGCCCGCCACACCGTGTCGGTGATCGGCGACTCCACCTTCCTCCATTCGGGCATGACCGGGCTGCTGGATATGGTGTACAACGGGGCCACCAGCACGGTGCTCATTCTGGACAACTCCATCACCGCCATGACCGGCCATCAGCAGAACCCGGCCACCGGAAAGACCCTGAAGGGGGATCCGGCGCCGGCGGCGGACCTTGAGGCCATCTGCCGGGCCGTGGGGGTCAAAAGGGTGCGGCACGTCTCGCCCTTTGACATCCCGGCCCTCGAGCATGCGCTGCGGGAGGAACTGGCGGCGGAGGAGGTCTCGGTGATCCTGGTGGAGGCGCCCTGCGCGCTGCTGCCCGGGGTGGACTACGGCGCGCCCATGACCGCCTCGGCGGACTGCCGAAGCTGCAGGCTGTGCATGAAGGCGGGCTGTCCGGCCCTGTCCATGGGCGAGGACGGCAAGGTCCAAATCGACCCGGTTCTGTGCAACGGCTGCGGGTTCTGCGCCGGCCTGTGTCCCTTCGGCGTTCTCAGAAAGGGGGAGAAGAAGTGA
- a CDS encoding acetolactate synthase: MVQQLSVFVENRTGRLAEILAYLKNGNVDIRALSIADTTDFGILRLIVDKPEAAEKALREGHFTVRRTPVIAICVSDVPGGLYAVLSGLEQENVGIEYMYAFVSHGTDSAWVILKVSDAGKAEAFFNGKGVRLLSEDEVTGL; the protein is encoded by the coding sequence ATGGTACAGCAACTTTCGGTGTTCGTGGAGAACCGGACCGGCCGCCTGGCCGAGATTCTCGCCTATCTTAAGAACGGAAACGTGGACATCCGTGCCCTTTCCATCGCCGACACCACGGATTTTGGCATTCTGCGCCTCATCGTGGATAAGCCGGAAGCGGCGGAGAAAGCCCTTCGGGAGGGCCACTTCACCGTGCGCCGCACCCCGGTGATCGCCATTTGCGTCTCCGATGTGCCCGGCGGACTGTACGCCGTGCTCTCCGGCCTCGAGCAGGAGAACGTGGGGATCGAGTATATGTACGCCTTCGTCTCCCACGGCACGGACAGCGCCTGGGTGATTCTGAAGGTGAGCGACGCCGGGAAGGCGGAAGCCTTCTTCAACGGGAAGGGCGTGCGTCTGCTCTCCGAGGATGAAGTGACGGGGCTGTAG
- a CDS encoding amidohydrolase family protein — MAAGRPHLTGAIAQMDEYGIEKTLIATYPLEESIAAVERWPERLLGAAWVNPMEGEKAVREARDAIKNHGFKAVKLHPLFHAYLPNEAAVFPVGTGERSHRSRPAGPVP; from the coding sequence TTGGCGGCTGGGCGTCCGCATCTCACCGGAGCGATCGCCCAGATGGACGAATACGGGATTGAAAAGACGCTGATCGCCACCTATCCGCTGGAAGAGAGCATAGCGGCGGTGGAACGCTGGCCCGAGCGGCTCCTGGGCGCGGCCTGGGTGAACCCCATGGAGGGGGAGAAGGCGGTGCGCGAGGCCCGGGACGCCATCAAGAACCACGGCTTCAAAGCGGTGAAGCTCCATCCGCTGTTCCATGCCTATCTGCCGAACGAGGCGGCGGTGTTTCCGGTGGGCACTGGTGAGCGGTCTCACCGAAGCCGCCCTGCGGGACCTGTTCCCTAA
- a CDS encoding indolepyruvate oxidoreductase subunit beta: protein MTKSIMITGVGGQGTLLASRILGRLAISAGYDVKVSEVHGMSQRGGSVVTYVRYGKKVSSPIIDLGGADVLLAFESLEAYRYLPYLKAGGRLIVNTQHMMPMPVVTGAAKYPAGIEEEMAGKARTTLVDALALAKEAGETRSVNVALLGVLAQSLEFSHEAWRDALKATVKPAFLAANEKAFELGYGLKEE from the coding sequence GTGACAAAGAGTATCATGATCACCGGCGTGGGCGGCCAGGGCACGCTCCTTGCCTCCCGCATCCTGGGGAGGCTGGCCATTTCCGCCGGTTACGACGTAAAAGTTTCCGAGGTCCACGGCATGTCCCAGCGGGGCGGCTCGGTGGTGACCTACGTGCGCTACGGGAAGAAGGTGTCCTCGCCCATCATCGATCTTGGCGGCGCGGACGTGCTGCTTGCCTTTGAATCGCTGGAAGCCTACCGCTATCTGCCCTATCTCAAGGCGGGCGGCCGGCTCATCGTGAACACCCAGCACATGATGCCCATGCCGGTGGTCACCGGCGCGGCGAAGTATCCCGCCGGCATCGAGGAGGAGATGGCGGGGAAGGCGCGCACCACCCTGGTGGACGCCCTCGCCCTCGCCAAAGAGGCCGGGGAGACCCGTTCGGTGAACGTGGCGCTTTTGGGCGTGCTGGCGCAATCTCTGGAGTTTTCCCACGAGGCCTGGCGGGACGCCCTCAAAGCCACGGTGAAGCCCGCCTTCCTCGCCGCGAACGAGAAGGCCTTCGAGCTGGGATACGGTCTAAAGGAGGAATAA
- a CDS encoding ECF transporter S component: MQRDKMRALTLTALFTALVFVGTYVVKIPLPFGYTHIGDSMIFLAVMVLGWKRGAAAGAVGAALADLIGGFAVWAVPTLIAKAAMAAALGLMLNRRPFGLRGRALWIVGAAASAIVHAAVYTLATLLIYGGPAAITMLPAELMQSAVGMAVAFVLAEALQKTALAESFAYTTHGKEAGA, encoded by the coding sequence ATGCAGCGAGACAAAATGCGTGCGCTCACGCTGACGGCGCTGTTCACGGCGCTGGTTTTCGTGGGCACCTATGTGGTGAAAATACCCCTGCCCTTCGGCTACACCCATATCGGCGATTCCATGATCTTTTTGGCGGTCATGGTTCTGGGCTGGAAGCGGGGCGCGGCGGCGGGCGCGGTGGGCGCGGCGCTGGCCGATCTCATCGGTGGGTTTGCCGTGTGGGCGGTGCCCACCCTCATCGCCAAGGCGGCGATGGCGGCGGCGCTGGGCCTGATGCTGAACCGCCGTCCCTTCGGCCTGCGGGGCCGGGCCCTTTGGATCGTCGGTGCGGCGGCGAGCGCCATCGTCCATGCGGCTGTTTACACCCTGGCCACCCTTCTCATCTACGGCGGTCCGGCCGCCATCACCATGCTGCCGGCGGAGCTGATGCAGTCGGCGGTGGGCATGGCCGTGGCCTTTGTGCTGGCGGAGGCGCTCCAGAAAACGGCGCTGGCGGAAAGCTTCGCCTACACCACCCATGGGAAGGAGGCGGGGGCGTGA
- the mscL gene encoding large-conductance mechanosensitive channel protein MscL, whose translation MMKLWQEFKDFAFKGNVVDMAVGVVIGGAFGKIVSSIVSDLIMPAIGYLTAGADFAELKWVLSPAVVEGGEVVKAEAAILYGSFLQNVLDFFIIALSVFLVLRLLMKLRRKKKEEAPPPPAGPTDTELLAEIRDLLREKV comes from the coding sequence ATCATGAAACTTTGGCAGGAATTTAAGGACTTTGCCTTCAAGGGCAATGTGGTGGACATGGCCGTCGGCGTGGTCATCGGCGGCGCTTTCGGCAAGATCGTGAGCTCCATCGTATCGGATCTCATCATGCCGGCCATCGGCTACCTGACCGCGGGCGCGGACTTCGCCGAGCTCAAATGGGTGCTTTCCCCCGCGGTGGTGGAGGGCGGCGAGGTGGTGAAGGCGGAGGCCGCCATCCTTTACGGCAGCTTTCTGCAAAACGTGCTGGATTTCTTCATCATCGCCCTGTCGGTGTTCCTTGTGCTCAGGCTTTTGATGAAGCTGCGCCGAAAGAAGAAGGAGGAGGCGCCGCCCCCGCCCGCCGGTCCCACCGACACCGAGCTTCTCGCCGAAATCCGCGATCTTTTGAGGGAAAAGGTCTGA
- a CDS encoding sugar phosphate isomerase/epimerase family protein has product MRLGMYCNYTEKTAEFASRVGFESMELAVWSRSTVNPNITDGELARVMKDLEKRDIEISAIGCYPNHIHPDKEFAKDNQAYFHKVIDLAHRMGVTVIGTHGGNDYFKSIEENIPEWKECFYSYCDHAAKYGVKIAIENCPMVDVKTQFRNNLAYSPEIWEVLFGVLPAENLGLEFDPAHMIWQGIDYVQAVLDFGHKIFHVHAKDVEVRRKQWAKYGMFGPQIGNDKYRKGPRSATWCAGWDHHWRGRAVGWGDVNWPKFISALVEVGYEGNMDVEHEDKVFLKQMLAQLDISEEQDLINNYSTEENGLILAYNHLRPLVPPHR; this is encoded by the coding sequence ATGAGATTAGGCATGTACTGTAACTACACGGAAAAAACGGCGGAATTTGCCAGCCGCGTCGGCTTTGAGAGCATGGAGCTGGCCGTATGGAGCCGGTCCACCGTCAATCCAAACATCACGGACGGCGAGCTTGCCAGGGTGATGAAGGATCTGGAGAAGCGGGACATCGAGATCTCCGCCATTGGATGCTACCCGAACCACATCCATCCGGACAAGGAATTCGCGAAGGACAATCAGGCCTATTTCCACAAGGTGATCGATCTTGCCCACCGCATGGGGGTGACGGTCATCGGCACCCACGGCGGCAACGATTATTTCAAATCCATTGAAGAGAATATTCCCGAATGGAAGGAATGCTTCTACAGCTACTGCGACCACGCCGCCAAGTACGGCGTTAAAATTGCCATCGAGAACTGCCCGATGGTGGACGTGAAGACCCAGTTCCGCAACAATCTCGCCTACAGCCCGGAGATCTGGGAGGTTTTGTTTGGCGTTTTGCCGGCGGAGAACCTGGGCCTTGAATTCGATCCCGCCCACATGATCTGGCAGGGCATCGACTACGTGCAGGCGGTCCTTGATTTCGGCCACAAGATCTTCCACGTGCACGCCAAGGACGTGGAGGTCCGCCGCAAGCAGTGGGCGAAATACGGCATGTTCGGGCCCCAGATCGGCAACGACAAGTACAGGAAGGGCCCACGATCCGCCACCTGGTGCGCGGGCTGGGACCATCACTGGCGGGGCCGGGCCGTGGGCTGGGGCGACGTCAACTGGCCGAAGTTCATCTCCGCGCTGGTGGAGGTGGGCTACGAGGGCAACATGGACGTGGAGCACGAGGATAAGGTCTTTTTGAAGCAGATGCTGGCCCAGCTGGACATCAGCGAGGAGCAGGACCTCATCAACAACTACAGCACCGAGGAGAACGGCCTCATCCTGGCCTACAACCATCTCCGGCCCCTGGTGCCGCCCCACAGATAG
- a CDS encoding phenylacetate--CoA ligase family protein gives MIFNPTYECMERSDMEALQLFHLKETVRRAYEKVPHFKMAFDEAGVKPEDLKTLADLKNFPFARKKDLRENYPYGMLAVPMDDIVRIHASSGTTGKPTVVAYTKHDLEMWSEAMARLIAAAGGTKGDIAQISFGYGLFTGALGLHYGLEKLGAAVIPISAGNTEKQIMLMQDLWSTLLISTPSYALYMAEVMEEMGVTKDDIHLRVGLFGGEGSTDGMMAKIEEKLGILATENYGLSEIIGPGVSGNCYVKEGLHINEDLFYAEIIDPETGEVLPVGETGELVLTTLQKEGLPMIRYRTGDLTRLYDDPCPCGRKTRRMERVKGRSDDMLIIKGVNVFPSQIEEVLMGIPAIGPHYQLVLTTKNYTDQLEVQVELTDDSLLDDFQKLENLSRSVQHKLHTVLGLTCQVRLMEPKTLARTAGKAKRVVDNRVK, from the coding sequence ATGATATTCAATCCCACCTATGAGTGCATGGAGCGCTCCGACATGGAGGCCCTGCAGCTGTTCCACCTGAAGGAGACGGTGCGCCGCGCCTATGAGAAGGTGCCCCACTTCAAGATGGCCTTTGACGAGGCCGGGGTGAAGCCGGAGGACCTCAAAACCCTGGCGGACCTCAAAAATTTTCCCTTCGCCAGGAAGAAGGATCTTCGGGAGAACTACCCCTACGGCATGCTGGCCGTGCCCATGGACGACATCGTCCGGATCCACGCCTCCTCGGGCACCACGGGCAAGCCCACGGTGGTGGCCTACACGAAGCACGACCTTGAGATGTGGTCCGAGGCCATGGCCCGGCTCATTGCGGCGGCGGGCGGCACGAAGGGGGATATCGCCCAGATCTCCTTCGGATACGGGCTTTTCACCGGGGCGCTCGGGCTGCACTACGGCCTGGAGAAGCTGGGCGCGGCGGTCATCCCCATCAGCGCCGGCAACACGGAAAAGCAGATCATGCTGATGCAGGATCTTTGGAGCACGCTGCTCATCTCCACGCCCTCCTACGCCCTGTACATGGCGGAGGTCATGGAGGAGATGGGGGTCACCAAGGACGACATCCATCTGCGGGTTGGCCTTTTCGGCGGCGAGGGCTCCACCGACGGGATGATGGCGAAGATCGAGGAGAAGCTGGGCATCCTGGCCACGGAGAACTACGGCCTGTCGGAGATCATCGGGCCGGGGGTTTCCGGCAACTGCTACGTCAAGGAGGGCCTGCATATCAACGAGGACCTGTTCTATGCGGAGATCATCGATCCCGAGACCGGCGAGGTGCTGCCGGTGGGCGAGACGGGCGAGCTGGTGCTGACCACGCTGCAGAAGGAGGGCCTCCCCATGATCCGCTACCGCACCGGCGACCTCACCCGGCTCTACGACGATCCCTGCCCCTGCGGCCGAAAGACCCGGCGCATGGAGCGGGTGAAGGGCAGGAGCGACGACATGCTCATCATCAAGGGCGTGAACGTCTTCCCCTCCCAGATCGAGGAGGTGCTGATGGGCATCCCCGCCATCGGGCCCCACTACCAGCTGGTGCTCACCACGAAGAACTACACCGACCAGCTGGAGGTGCAGGTGGAGCTGACCGACGACTCGCTGCTGGACGATTTCCAGAAGCTGGAGAACCTTTCCCGGAGCGTGCAGCATAAGCTGCACACGGTGCTCGGGCTCACCTGCCAGGTGAGGCTGATGGAGCCGAAGACCCTCGCCCGTACGGCGGGCAAGGCCAAGCGGGTGGTGGACAACCGGGTGAAGTAG
- a CDS encoding sodium:solute symporter family protein, whose amino-acid sequence MQQGMSIAFVGVFVVGMLVVALMGYKRTTTLKGFLLGGRAMGPWMSAFAYGTSYFSAVIFIGYAGKTGWQLGLPGTWVGVGNAILGSMLAWMVLARPTRRMTHKFRAGTMPEFFEARYKSRYMKLVSAIIIFVFLVPYSASVYMGLGYLFQVVFPGLDYNLCMIFIAAVTGLYLVLGGYVATAMADFVQGIIMLIGIVIMVVCIVLSPQVGGIGAGAERLAAIDPNLTAVFGGENFGSLISLVLLTSLGTWGLPQMVHKFYAIKNDDAIKKGTVISTVFALVIAASAYFVGAFGRLFYGNQLPEGGYDAVMPGILDMAFSGSTGGLIIFNIILLLVLSASMSTLSSVVLTSSSAVSVDLVKGYIKPDIAKKTSLRLMRILCLAFVLVSLSIAIMRPAIIMTLMSFSWGTVSGAFLGPFAWGLYGRFITRTGAWAGMISGAGVSLLLAVLSGFDAANSPLFGVIAMAAGLIVTPLVSLITKKLPEEHVKAVFAPERDGAEA is encoded by the coding sequence ATGCAGCAGGGGATGTCGATTGCCTTTGTGGGGGTTTTTGTGGTGGGTATGCTGGTGGTGGCGCTGATGGGCTACAAAAGAACCACCACGCTCAAGGGCTTTCTTCTCGGCGGGCGGGCGATGGGGCCCTGGATGAGCGCCTTCGCCTATGGAACGAGCTACTTTTCGGCGGTGATTTTCATCGGCTACGCCGGCAAGACCGGCTGGCAGCTGGGCCTGCCCGGGACCTGGGTGGGCGTTGGCAACGCGATTTTGGGGAGCATGCTGGCCTGGATGGTGCTGGCCCGGCCCACCCGCAGGATGACCCACAAGTTCAGGGCGGGCACCATGCCCGAATTCTTTGAGGCGCGCTACAAGAGCCGGTATATGAAGCTGGTTTCGGCCATCATCATCTTCGTTTTTCTGGTGCCCTATTCGGCTTCGGTGTACATGGGCCTTGGATACCTGTTCCAGGTGGTCTTTCCCGGGCTGGACTACAATCTTTGCATGATCTTCATTGCGGCGGTGACCGGGCTGTACCTGGTCCTTGGCGGATACGTGGCCACGGCCATGGCCGACTTCGTGCAGGGCATCATCATGCTCATCGGCATTGTGATCATGGTGGTGTGCATCGTGCTCTCCCCCCAGGTGGGCGGCATCGGCGCGGGCGCGGAGCGCCTCGCCGCCATCGATCCCAACCTCACCGCCGTATTCGGCGGCGAGAACTTCGGCAGCTTGATCTCGCTGGTGCTGCTCACATCCCTTGGCACCTGGGGCCTTCCCCAGATGGTCCATAAGTTCTACGCCATCAAAAACGACGACGCCATCAAAAAGGGCACGGTGATCTCCACGGTGTTCGCCCTCGTGATCGCCGCCTCCGCCTACTTTGTGGGCGCCTTCGGCCGGCTGTTCTATGGCAACCAGCTCCCGGAGGGCGGCTACGACGCGGTGATGCCGGGCATTCTCGATATGGCTTTCTCCGGTTCCACCGGCGGGCTGATCATCTTCAACATCATCCTGCTGCTGGTGCTCTCGGCGTCCATGTCCACCCTGAGCTCGGTGGTGCTCACCTCCAGCTCGGCGGTGTCCGTGGACCTGGTCAAGGGCTACATCAAGCCGGATATTGCGAAGAAGACGTCCCTTCGGCTGATGCGCATTCTCTGCCTCGCCTTCGTGCTCGTCTCCCTATCCATTGCGATCATGCGTCCGGCCATCATCATGACCCTCATGTCCTTCTCCTGGGGCACGGTGTCCGGCGCGTTTCTCGGGCCCTTCGCCTGGGGTCTCTACGGCCGGTTCATCACCAGGACCGGCGCCTGGGCGGGCATGATCTCCGGCGCGGGGGTGAGCCTCCTATTGGCCGTTCTGTCCGGGTTTGACGCGGCAAATTCGCCCCTGTTCGGCGTGATCGCCATGGCGGCGGGGCTCATCGTCACGCCCCTGGTCAGCCTCATTACGAAGAAACTCCCGGAAGAACACGTGAAGGCGGTGTTCGCTCCGGAAAGGGACGGGGCCGAGGCGTGA
- a CDS encoding helix-turn-helix domain-containing protein: MNIGMAVRARILQLCGERGLTINRLCTISGVSQSTINNIVSGRNYSATVATIKKLCDGLEITLVEFFSGEVFRDLEQEIQ; the protein is encoded by the coding sequence ATGAACATCGGCATGGCGGTGCGGGCACGGATTCTGCAGCTGTGCGGCGAGCGCGGCCTTACCATCAATCGCCTTTGCACCATCAGCGGCGTAAGCCAGTCCACCATCAACAACATCGTCAGCGGGCGCAACTACAGCGCCACGGTGGCCACCATCAAAAAGCTCTGCGACGGGCTGGAGATCACCCTGGTCGAATTTTTCAGCGGCGAGGTGTTTCGGGACCTGGAGCAGGAAATTCAATAA
- a CDS encoding sugar phosphate isomerase/epimerase family protein, which yields MRLGMYCNYTEKTAEFATRVGFESMELAVWSRSTVNPKISDADLAKVLKDLEHRDIEISGIGFYPNHLHPNKPEAEEAQAYMYEVIELARRMGVTVIGTHGGNNYFRSIEDNIPEWKEVFYGYCDKAAKYGIKIALENCPMCDFKTMFRNNLAYSPEIWAVLFDVLPAENLGLEFDPAHMIWQGLDYVQAVLDFGDKIFHVHAKDVEVMKKEWGRYGMFGPQFGDHPKHWRGRSVGWGDVDWPKFISALVEVGYDGNMDVEHEDKVFLKQMLKGLDLSEEQNLINNFSTEENGMILAYNHLRPLVPPYKR from the coding sequence ATGAGATTAGGTATGTACTGCAACTACACGGAAAAGACCGCGGAGTTCGCGACCCGGGTGGGCTTTGAAAGCATGGAGCTGGCCGTATGGAGCCGGTCCACGGTGAACCCGAAGATCAGCGATGCCGACCTCGCCAAGGTGCTGAAGGATCTGGAGCACCGGGATATCGAAATCTCCGGCATCGGCTTTTATCCCAACCACCTCCATCCCAACAAGCCGGAGGCGGAGGAAGCCCAGGCGTACATGTACGAGGTCATCGAGCTGGCCCGCCGCATGGGCGTGACGGTCATCGGCACCCACGGCGGCAACAACTACTTCAGATCCATCGAGGACAACATCCCCGAATGGAAGGAAGTGTTCTACGGCTACTGCGACAAGGCGGCGAAGTACGGCATCAAAATCGCCCTCGAGAACTGTCCCATGTGCGATTTCAAGACCATGTTCCGCAACAACCTGGCCTATAGTCCGGAGATCTGGGCGGTGCTGTTCGACGTGCTGCCGGCGGAGAATCTGGGCCTCGAGTTCGATCCCGCTCACATGATCTGGCAGGGCCTCGACTATGTGCAGGCGGTTCTGGATTTCGGCGATAAGATCTTCCATGTGCATGCCAAGGATGTGGAAGTGATGAAGAAGGAATGGGGCCGCTACGGCATGTTCGGACCCCAGTTCGGCGATCATCCCAAGCACTGGCGCGGCCGCTCCGTGGGCTGGGGCGACGTCGACTGGCCGAAGTTCATCTCCGCGCTGGTGGAGGTGGGCTACGACGGCAATATGGATGTGGAGCATGAGGATAAGGTGTTCCTGAAGCAGATGCTGAAGGGCCTGGACCTGAGCGAGGAGCAGAACCTCATCAACAACTTCAGCACCGAGGAGAACGGCATGATCCTGGCCTACAACCATCTTCGGCCCCTGGTGCCCCCCTACAAGCGCTGA